GGTGCGCATGTACTGGCGACTATCTCTTAttcctgcattcaaagaaaaattgtgagttttgcggGGGAGGTTGGTTCGTGCTTTTGTCTGCTTGTTTTGCTCTATTCCGCTTTGAAATCCTTTccgagttaccatgggtagcatctgactaagaataaagttttcaaaaaatatgcatgcataATTATTGAAAACATAGTAATGTgcaatttaaaaattgattagatGAACCAATAACTGTGACActgttagagacattgcgaccttcttgccatagaattttgagggtcctcctcaaaattctgccccagttattCAGAAGATTTTCTGGATATTCCGCACACAGTGTCGTTGGCTGAGCTTGCCTCGGacttttgagggtcctcctcaaaattctaccccaaTTTCTGATTGTGGGGAAAATAAggattttattgaattgtgacagAACCCACAGGActtcctacgtatcccctcttaaatggaaatcaggtcaagcgtagttcaattacatcatATGCAAAATGTTTAGACATAGTATCTTTTTACTGCGTCTGAATtaataggctttggccaaatttctACATCTATCGCTGCGAGTATGAGTGATCCTCCTATTAGTACCCTGTGAACCATATAAGGCCCTTGCCAGTTGGGcgagaattttcctttggcttcatcctgatgtggaaagATCCGTTTCAGCACTAGCTGCCCCGGTGTGAACTGTCTAAGTttaacctttttgttgaaagcttttGACATTGTGTTCTGAtaaagttgaccatgacacaccacattcattcttttcccatcaatgagaTCTAACTGATTGTAGTGGCTTCTTATCCATTGCGCATCACTGAGCTCAGCTTCTTGCATAATTCTCAAGGAAGGAATTTCCACCTCGGCGGGGATGATGGCTTCAATACCGGAGACCACTAGGTaaggagttgccccggttgacGTGCGGACTATGGTACGGTatcccaataaggcaaatggtaacttctcatgCCACTGCTTGTGAttctctaccatcttccttagtatcttattaatgttcttgttggcggcctccacagctccattcatttgggGTCGGTATGCTGTGGAGtttttgtgcttgattttgaaggtttcacacatgactttcattaggtcactgttgagattggcggtaTTATCAGTGATGATGGATTCTGGAACCccgaatcaacaaacaatactgtccctgacaaaatctgccacgactttcttggttacagctttgtaagatgcatcttcaacccactttgtgaaatagtcgatggccactagaatgaacatgtgcccgtttgaagcggtGGGCTCGATCGGGACAATGACATCCATTCCCTAGGCCGCAAAAGGCCAAGGTGTGCTTGTTGCATTAAGTTCATTTGGAGGTACTCGTATCATATTTGCGTGTATCTGGCACTAgtgacatttctggacataccgGATGCAGtgtgtttccatagtcatccaaaagtatcgaGCTCTGAGTATCTTCTTGACTAGGATGAAACCATTCATATGTGGGCCGCAGGTTCCGGCGTGTATCTCTTCAAGCAGTTTGGAGGCTTCTTTGGTGTTAACACATCATAATAGCAATAGATCGGGAGTTCTTCAATACATAATTCCTCctctttggaagaaatggttggacaaccTCCGAAGTGTGCGTTTCTGGGTGTGGTTTGCGTGCTCTGGATATTATCCTTTTGTCAAATATTCcctgatatcatggaaccatggattcccatctgttttttcttcaacatgagcacagtaAGCCAACTGATTATGGATTCTTACCGAAATGGGATCAATGAAGTTCTTGtccgggtgttgtatcatggaggacaaagtggccaatgcgtctgcgaactcattctagattctcgggacatgtctaaactctatcttcgcgAACCTattcatcatctcttgcacatgatatagatatggtaatatcttggtattctttgtagcccattctccctgcacctaATGTACCAGCAGATCTGATTCgccaattaccagtaattcctggatattcatgtcaacggccaaattgagccctAATATGCAGGATTCATATTccgccatattattggtgcatggaaacctgagttttgcggacaCTGGATAATGTTGACCGGTTTTTGACACCAAAATGGCTCCGATACcgactcctttgaaatttgcagCTCCATCAAAAAACATTCTCCAACCGTCGTAGGATTCAGCAACAACTTCTCTTATGAAAtacacttcttcatcaggaaaatacgttttcagtaGTTCATATTCTCCTCCTATAGGATTTTCTGCAAGATGATCTGCTAATGCCTGTcccttgactgccttctgagttacatagatgatgtcaaactcactcaacaatattttccatttGGCCAGCTTTCCTGTtggcataggcttctgaaagatgtacttcagtggatccatcctcgatatgagatatgtggtataagcacagaagtagtgcctcgatttatgggctatccaggtcaaagcacaacaggtgcgttccagcaaagaatatcgTATttcatagggtgtgaacttcttactcaaataGTATATGGTTTGTTCTTTCCTTCCCGTTTCGTCGTGTTGTCTCAAGACAaaaccgaaagccccatctagtacaAAAAGGTAGAGTAGTggtggtctaccaggttctggcgggactaGGACTGGTGGTGTGGACAGGTATTCCTTGATTTTGTCAAAAGCCTTTTGACAGTTTTCAGTCCAGCTAGTGGCGGCATCCTTCtttagtattttgaaaattggttCTCATATTACAGTTGATTGcgctatgaagcggctgatgtagTTGAGACATCCTAAGAAATTCATTACGTCCTTCTTGTTCTTTGGTGGTAGTAAATCCTGGATAGCTTTGACTTTTGACGGGTCTaactcaattcctcggcggctgacaCTGAACCCTAACAATTTTCCGGCAGgaactccgaaggcacattttgcggggttcagtttcagattgtacTTCCACAACCGGTCGAAGAACTTTCTCAGATATGCTATGTGATCTGCGGccctcttggatttgatgatgacgtcatccacatatacttttatctccttgtgtatcatgtcatggaaaatagttgccatggccctcatataagtggccccagcattcttcagaccgAACAACATCATTTTAGCAGTAcaccccccatggtgtgataaaagtTGTCTTTTCAGAATCCTCTTCATCTAtctagatctgatgatatcccacgAAGCAAtacacaaaggattggagttcattctTGGCGCAATTGTCGAtgagtatgtgtatgttgggtaacggaAAATcgtctttgggacttgctctgtttaggtcccgataatcgatgcatactctgactttcccatccttcttcggaactggcacgatgttagccaaccacgttggatattcaaccactctgagaaccttagctttgatctgtctagtgacttcttctttgattttcaaactcatatctggcttgaattttctgagcttctgctttactggcggacacactgggttggtaggtagtttatgagccactatggacgtactcaaaccggtcatatcatcataggaccatgcaaatatatcctcatattccttcaggaaacgagtgtattcttctttctctgatggtgacaagtgaatgcttatgcgagtttctttgactgtttcggaATCTCCCAAGTTGACTATCTTAGTTTCGTCCAGATTGGACTTGGGCTTGTTCTCAAAATTCTTGACctctctgacaatttccttagGTATCACATCTTCTTCTCCTATTTCTTCcgagtcactatccttatgttgcgttatctcattacatgccatagtcgtaagttcatcggggtaggtaataataatgctgtagaaaaagaaaatgtaaagaataataataaatactaaaaacatcaatgcatttagataaatcttgaaaacttCAAACAGGTGCGActcgatgacccgagcaattatttcaaaacaaaacaagcTTAAAATAAAATGCTGAAAacgtcttaaatgctcataaaatttacttttaaaaaaaatgatgctaattgctaggctacccaggaactcgatgggcccttgatggtgcagcagtctaGTTCTTGAGAACGGCTCCCTTCTCCACTGTTTGGATGATGAGgctttcttcctcctcctcctcaactatcacactgcaatccatgtcttcaccTTCCAAGAACAAATTCCTTAAGCCacctagaacttcatcttcttcagatccccacatcatgtcgACCTGATGAAAGGATTGGCTCAAATATGGTACCGGCTGCTCAAGAgtgtaataaggaccacgccatggcggCGACCAATCGTCATACTCCTGCCAGGTGTACTGATATCCAAGTCCAAAGGTCGTTCCATGATGTTTTAGTTGTATCGGTTTGGTAATACCTTGGAGGTTTTTTCCGAGCCCTTTGCCAGGTTCATACCCTGCCCACGCTAGTATGATTTCTATTTTGCTTCTCCACCACTTGACTTTCTCAATTGCATTGGTGGGCTCGATGCGATGATAAGTCTCCCCACCTAACTTCCTTCTATTTTCCACGACCGGAACAATTTGGTTGGTATAAATGGGATTACTcccgtctccatgaatgatcacctcctgatgattccattcgaacttTACAGCATGGTGCAAAGTAGAAGCCACGGCCCCGGTgacatgtatccaaggtcgtcccaacaacaGATTGTATGAGGCGGATATGTCTAGCACTTGaaattcaacatcaaaccaagtcgggcccatctgcaagcatagattggtttccccaattgtgtCCCTTTGAGACTCATCGAACACCTTCACATTCATAGTCCCTGCTCGTATTTCATGCAAACCTTTACCCAACCTTTTCAGAGTAGTCAACGGACAAATGTTGATATTGGACCCCCAATCTATCAAAACCCTGGCAATGAATTTATCCTCGCATTATACTATGATGTGCAACGCCCTGTTGTGGCTTAATCCCTCTGGTGGCAGTTCGTCTTCATGAAAGGTGATCTTGTGGCTCTCCAGTACTTGCcctaccatgttagccatctccccaCTGGTGATATTGTTAGGTACATAAGCTTCATTAATtaccttcatcaaggcattcctatgtgcctcagaattctgcagtaATGATAGGATGGATATCTAAGCAGGAGTTTTGTTCAGATGGTCTACCATAGAATATTCTctcgcttgcacctttctccaaagatcatccgggccAGTTTCAATGATGGGTTGCTTGGAAGTAGCTTCTATACTCGTTCCTCCAAAATTCTCAGGTGTATAAATTCTACTAGTCCTGGTCATCCCTTGTGCTGCACcagattcttccatttttgcttttcctttcctcCTGGCTTCTAAAAACATAGTCCCAGGGTACGACATTGGATTTAAAGGACGGTGTGGATGCTATCGTCAGAGTGAAGGGTGTGGTTACTTCTACTTCGAATGGAGTAGGTACAGCTGCAGGTGTTGTTTCCACCTCTAACGGTGTTGGTGCGGCTACTTCAACTTCAACCGGTGGTTGTATCTGTACCACAATAGGAGTAAGAGTGACCGCAGGTTTCTTTGGGTCATCCCCTTCTTGAATAAGCACAATCAACCCTTCtgggtcccattcttcatcagtatCTATCACATTTATTCCCTCGCCTCTATGATCCGGGAGGGGATTGTTGCGGATATTAGGTGTAGCCTcatttgcttgtataaccttggTATCGATTAGTGTCCGGATCTTGTCTTTCAGGGTGCGACATTCATCAatggtatgacctttcatgccggAGTGGTAGGCACATGTTTTGTTTGGATTAACCCATTGAGAGGAGTTTTCCATGGCAACAACGGGAATATGGGTGACATATCCAGTAGCTTTCAGTCTCTTGTATAATTGTTCGATGGGTTCAGCAataggggtgtattgtctgggtggcctGCGATCGAAATTTGGTCTGGGTTTATgatagttttggcgggctggcaGTGAGTGATAATATGCTGGCtaggtgttataagtgtggtaggtAGTGGCGGGTTGTggatatctgggaggtgaagactgatatgtgggtggaggtgtttggtatgtaagaggagattttggaccttgggctaccatcacgtcccctacttctttcttcttggatatACCCCCTGACTGTAATGCTTTGTTTGTAGCCTGTAATGCCTCAAAATTAGTTACCATTCCTCTCTTGATCCCTTCTTTAATCCTTTcccccaatttgatgatgtcggagaatttgTGATTCTCGATAACTATTAACCTTTCGTAGTATTGTTGATCCTGGGATCGGACGAAGAACTTGTTCATCTGCTCTTCTTCCAATGTCGGCCTTACATTCATAGCTTCCGATCTCCATCGACTAGCATACTCGTGGAAAGTctctgttggcttcttcttgagattctggaTATAGAAGACATCTGGCGCATTATCCGtattaaacctgaaccgatccatgaaatctgatgccatgcttacccagctaacccacttctttggatttTGGCTGATGTACCACGATAGggcgtctccagtgaggcttctcatgaacagtttcatgcgaATCCTTTCATCTTTTCCAACTTCTACGAGCTTATCATAGTATGTCTTTAGATGTACATTTGGGTCACCTATTCCGTCAAACAtctcgaacttaggaggtttgtaaccctccgacagttctacgtctggctgaatacacagatcttcataattcaaacccccTTTCGACACCCTGAACACGGATTGTGGGCTTCTTAAGAACGGATTGTGGGCTTCTTAAGTTCCTCTGCCATATTCTTGATGAGTaggtccttctcggcggattcCGGTGTGTATGGGGTTTGTTGAGTGGGGTGAGGTAGGGTTTCTACATATAGGGTGTTACTTTGTTGGATACCGGGAATTTGGGTGTAGTgatgatcattggttgagttctGCAGATCGGGGGTAGGTTGCAGTGTATTTTGAGGAGTATGGTAGGTAGTAGTTTGTGGATACTGAgtcggaagatgttggtgttgaGAAGGAGTTGGCACTGGTGGAGGGTTAGGattttgaggaggtgtggcgtattgatgaggtgcgggaggatttcGTGGATGTTGGTTTGGTGTGCTTTGAGGAGGtgctgggttttgggagttctgTTGGTTAATATCCGGGATGTTTAAggtgagggagaggtttgccaagttgcggacctgctcaagttccttGTAATTCCAGTATTTTCTGCTCCAACCATAGAACAAAATCATTATGTGCCGGAGTACTCCGACCTTCtaaagtttcaacattttccgcATGTGCAACGTTATCTTTTTTGATACCACTCATGTCATCCATATTAGCCTTTCCCTTacttttaggatcacttggaggaggaggtggtAGAGGGCCTCtggatctggtatgatatgctgatgatgccagtatgcaagagtcaaccttaggggatgggaataatcaaaacaaagaaaagcaaaaaggtaAACAAGTTAGTAGGATATTCTGGAAGGATATTTGCATGTATTGCGGAATT
This sequence is a window from Nicotiana tomentosiformis chromosome 5, ASM39032v3, whole genome shotgun sequence. Protein-coding genes within it:
- the LOC138891874 gene encoding uncharacterized protein; its protein translation is MNGAVEAANKNINKILRKMVENHKQWHEKLPFALLGYRTIVRTSTGATPYLVVSGIEAIIPAEVEIPSLRIMQEAELSDAQWIRSHYNQLDLIDGKRMNVVCHGQLYQNTMSKAFNKKVKLRQFTPGQLVLKRIFPHQDEAKGKFSPNWQGPYMVHRVLIGGSLILAAIDVEIWPKPINSDAVKRYYV
- the LOC138891875 gene encoding uncharacterized protein translates to MDPLKYIFQKPMPTGKLAKWKILLSEFDIIYVTQKAVKGQALADHLAENPIGGEYELLKTYFPDEEVYFIREVVAESYDGWRMFFDGAANFKGVGIGAILVSKTGQHYPVSAKLRFPCTNNMAEYESCILGLNLAVDMNIQELLVIGESDLLVH